One part of the Streptomyces sp. NBC_00286 genome encodes these proteins:
- the rplM gene encoding 50S ribosomal protein L13: MRTYSPKPGDITRQWHVIDARDVVLGRLATTAATLLRGKHKPIYAPHVDAGDFVIIINADKVHLSGNKRTQKLAYRHSGYPGGLRSVRYDELLEKNPEKAVEKAVKGMLPKNSLGRQMLSKLKVYKGDQHPHGAQQPQPYEITQVAQ, encoded by the coding sequence GTGCGTACGTACAGCCCCAAGCCCGGCGACATCACTCGCCAGTGGCATGTCATCGATGCCCGGGACGTCGTTCTCGGCCGTCTGGCGACCACCGCCGCCACCCTTCTGCGGGGCAAGCACAAGCCGATCTACGCTCCGCACGTCGACGCTGGTGACTTCGTCATCATCATCAACGCGGACAAGGTCCACCTGTCCGGCAACAAGCGGACCCAGAAGCTGGCCTACCGCCACTCCGGGTACCCGGGTGGTCTGCGCTCCGTCCGCTACGACGAGCTGCTGGAGAAGAACCCCGAGAAGGCCGTAGAGAAGGCCGTCAAGGGCATGCTCCCGAAGAACTCCCTGGGCCGACAGATGCTCTCGAAGCTGAAGGTCTACAAGGGTGACCAGCACCCGCACGGCGCGCAGCAGCCGCAGCCGTACGAGATCACCCAGGTCGCGCAGTAA
- the glmM gene encoding phosphoglucosamine mutase gives MGRLFGTDGVRGVANADLTAELALGLSVAAAHVLAEAGTFEGHRPTAVVGRDPRASGEFLEAAVVAGLASAGVDVLRVGVLPTPAVAYLTGALGADLGVMLSASHNAMPDNGIKFFERGGHKLADELEDRIEAVYEEHRTGAPWDRPTGAGVGRVKSYDEGFERYVAHLITAVPNRLDGLKVVLDEAHGAAAQVSPEAFTRAGAEVVTIGAEPDGLNINDGCGSTHLDLLRAAVVEHSADLGIAHDGDADRCLAVDHTGAEIDGDQILAVLALAMRERSALRSDTVVATVMSNLGFKLAMERAGLSLVQTAVGDRYVLEEMKKHDYALGGEQSGHVIITDHATTGDGTLTGLLLAARVAQTGRTLRDLASVMERLPQVLINVPDVDRSRVSTSDELTAAVADAERELGSTGRVLLRPSGTEPLVRVMVEAADLDQARRVAERLADVVKSALAC, from the coding sequence GTGGGACGACTCTTCGGCACGGACGGCGTGCGCGGTGTTGCCAACGCGGACCTGACGGCTGAGCTGGCGCTCGGCCTGTCCGTCGCGGCGGCGCACGTACTGGCCGAGGCGGGCACCTTCGAGGGCCACCGGCCCACGGCGGTGGTCGGGCGGGACCCGCGGGCGTCCGGGGAGTTCCTGGAGGCCGCCGTGGTCGCCGGCCTCGCCAGCGCGGGCGTGGACGTCCTGCGCGTGGGCGTGCTGCCGACACCGGCGGTGGCGTACCTCACCGGCGCACTCGGCGCCGACCTCGGCGTGATGCTCTCCGCCAGCCACAACGCCATGCCCGACAACGGCATCAAGTTCTTCGAGCGCGGCGGCCACAAACTCGCCGACGAGCTGGAGGACCGGATCGAGGCCGTGTACGAGGAGCACCGCACCGGCGCCCCCTGGGACCGCCCGACAGGTGCCGGGGTCGGTCGGGTGAAGTCGTATGACGAAGGCTTCGAGCGGTACGTCGCGCACCTCATCACGGCGGTTCCGAACCGTCTGGACGGTTTGAAGGTCGTCCTCGACGAGGCGCACGGCGCCGCCGCCCAGGTCTCGCCCGAGGCCTTCACCCGGGCCGGCGCCGAAGTCGTCACCATCGGCGCCGAGCCGGACGGGCTGAACATCAACGACGGGTGCGGCTCCACGCACCTGGACCTGCTGCGGGCCGCCGTCGTCGAGCACAGCGCCGACCTGGGCATCGCACACGACGGCGACGCCGACCGCTGCCTCGCCGTGGACCACACGGGCGCCGAGATCGACGGGGACCAGATCCTGGCCGTACTCGCGCTGGCGATGCGGGAGCGTTCCGCACTGCGCTCCGACACCGTTGTCGCGACGGTCATGTCCAACCTGGGCTTCAAGCTGGCCATGGAGCGCGCGGGACTCTCCTTGGTACAGACGGCAGTTGGTGACCGTTACGTCCTGGAGGAGATGAAGAAGCACGACTACGCGCTCGGCGGCGAGCAGTCCGGGCACGTGATCATCACGGACCACGCGACCACCGGCGACGGCACCCTGACCGGCCTGCTGCTGGCCGCCCGGGTCGCCCAGACAGGACGTACGCTCCGGGACCTGGCGTCCGTCATGGAACGGCTGCCGCAAGTACTCATCAATGTGCCGGACGTGGACAGGTCGCGGGTGAGCACCTCCGACGAGCTGACCGCCGCGGTCGCCGACGCCGAGCGCGAACTCGGTTCTACGGGACGGGTGTTGCTGCGTCCTTCGGGTACGGAGCCGCTGGTACGGGTGATGGTGGAGGCCGCCGACCTCGACCAGGCGCGGCGGGTGGCGGAGCGGCTCGCCGATGTGGTGAAGTCCGCGCTGGCCTGTTAG
- the rpsI gene encoding 30S ribosomal protein S9 has product MAETTPEQPVEETELVDIEQYTTESEAPVEGEYTSESMASRFGEPQPAAGLGRRKNAIARVRIVPGTGKWKINGRTLEDYFPNKVHQQEVNEPFKVLELDDRYDVVARISGGGVSGQAGALRLGVARALNEADVDNNRGALKKAGFLRRDDRAVERKKAGLKKARKAPQYSKR; this is encoded by the coding sequence GTGGCCGAGACCACTCCCGAGCAGCCGGTCGAAGAGACCGAGCTCGTCGACATCGAGCAGTACACCACCGAGTCCGAGGCCCCCGTCGAGGGCGAGTACACCTCGGAGTCCATGGCCTCCCGCTTCGGCGAGCCGCAGCCGGCCGCCGGACTGGGTCGCCGTAAGAACGCCATCGCCCGCGTCCGGATCGTCCCGGGCACCGGCAAGTGGAAGATCAACGGTCGCACCCTTGAGGACTACTTCCCCAACAAGGTGCACCAGCAGGAAGTCAACGAGCCCTTCAAGGTGCTCGAGCTCGACGACCGTTACGACGTTGTCGCCCGCATCTCGGGTGGCGGCGTCTCCGGTCAGGCCGGTGCGCTCCGTCTCGGTGTCGCCCGCGCGCTGAACGAGGCGGACGTCGACAACAACCGTGGCGCCCTGAAGAAGGCCGGATTCCTTCGTCGCGACGACCGTGCGGTCGAGCGCAAGAAGGCCGGCCTCAAGAAGGCCCGCAAGGCCCCGCAGTACAGCAAGCGGTAA
- the coaA gene encoding type I pantothenate kinase, producing MISSVSSSPRSAHRSRPEATPYVDLTRAEWSALREKTPLPLTAEEVERLRGLGDVIDLDEVRDIYLPLSRLLNLYVKATDGLRGALNTFLGEQGSQSGTPFVIGVAGSVAVGKSTVARLLQALLSRWPEHPRVELVTTDGFLLPTKELQARGLMSRKGFPESYDRRALTRFVADIKAGKDEVTAPVYSHLIYDIVPGKRLTVRRPDILIVEGLNVLQPALPGKDGRTRVGLADYFDFSVYVDARPEDIEHWYLNRFRKLRETAFQNPSSYFRKYTQVSEEEALDYARTMWRTINKVNLLENVAPTRGRATLVLRKGPDHKVQRLSLRKL from the coding sequence GTGATCTCTTCGGTCTCCTCGTCGCCGCGGAGCGCCCACCGGTCCAGGCCGGAGGCGACTCCCTACGTCGATCTCACCCGTGCCGAGTGGAGTGCGCTTCGCGAGAAGACGCCGCTCCCGCTGACCGCCGAGGAGGTCGAGAGACTGCGCGGCCTGGGCGATGTCATCGACCTCGACGAAGTGCGGGACATCTATCTGCCGCTGTCCCGGCTGCTGAACCTGTATGTGAAGGCCACGGACGGACTGCGGGGCGCGCTGAACACCTTCCTCGGCGAGCAGGGCTCGCAGTCCGGTACGCCGTTCGTCATAGGGGTCGCCGGCTCCGTGGCGGTCGGCAAGTCGACCGTCGCACGTCTCCTCCAGGCCCTGCTGTCCCGCTGGCCCGAGCATCCGCGCGTCGAACTGGTCACCACGGACGGCTTCCTGCTGCCGACCAAGGAGTTGCAGGCGCGCGGCCTGATGTCGAGGAAGGGCTTCCCGGAGTCGTACGACCGACGCGCCCTGACCCGTTTCGTCGCGGACATCAAGGCCGGCAAGGACGAGGTCACCGCGCCCGTCTACTCCCACCTGATCTACGACATCGTGCCGGGCAAGCGCCTCACCGTGCGCCGCCCCGACATCCTGATCGTCGAGGGCCTGAACGTTCTGCAGCCCGCCCTGCCCGGCAAGGACGGCCGCACCCGCGTGGGTCTCGCCGACTACTTCGACTTCAGCGTGTACGTCGACGCGCGGCCCGAGGACATCGAGCACTGGTACCTGAACCGTTTCCGCAAGCTGCGCGAGACGGCCTTCCAGAACCCGTCCTCGTACTTCCGCAAGTACACCCAGGTCTCCGAGGAGGAGGCCCTCGACTACGCCCGCACCATGTGGCGGACGATCAACAAGGTCAATCTGCTGGAGAACGTGGCCCCCACGCGCGGTCGCGCCACCCTCGTCCTGCGCAAGGGCCCCGACCACAAGGTGCAGCGTCTGAGCCTGCGCAAGCTGTGA
- a CDS encoding DUF389 domain-containing protein: protein MLHLRLITPSDKTDGVVRLIEDTVGTTHLVVMQGAARNPVGDVVMCDVAREAGDELLGELRALDIDKCGSIAIENIDLSLSERADQARDQAPGEGADAVLWEHLADATHEESTLSVTYIAFITLATMIAACGVVLDNAILIVGAMAVGPEFGPLAGLCTALVRRTPRLALRSAIALLVGFAFAMAVTVVFSYFMDSIGLFTEERLAGDRPNTDFVWAPDWFSFIVAILAGTAGTLSLTSAKSGALVGVAISVTTIPAAANAAVALSYGNPKQTWGSVEQLLLNLLAIILAGTLTLLTQEFFWAKQRERNAKKAQA, encoded by the coding sequence ATGCTGCATCTGCGCCTGATCACGCCGTCCGACAAGACCGACGGCGTGGTCCGCCTGATCGAGGACACCGTCGGCACCACGCATCTCGTCGTGATGCAGGGCGCTGCCCGCAATCCCGTTGGGGACGTCGTGATGTGCGACGTGGCGCGCGAGGCGGGCGACGAACTGCTCGGTGAGCTGCGGGCGTTGGACATCGACAAGTGCGGCTCGATCGCCATCGAGAACATCGACCTGTCGCTGTCGGAGCGTGCCGACCAGGCGCGCGACCAGGCGCCGGGCGAGGGCGCGGACGCGGTCCTGTGGGAGCACTTGGCGGACGCGACCCACGAGGAGTCGACGCTCTCGGTCACGTACATCGCCTTCATCACACTGGCCACGATGATCGCGGCCTGCGGTGTGGTCCTCGACAACGCGATCCTGATCGTGGGCGCGATGGCGGTCGGCCCGGAGTTCGGGCCGCTGGCCGGTCTGTGCACGGCACTGGTGCGGCGCACCCCGCGGCTCGCGCTGCGCTCGGCGATCGCGCTGCTCGTGGGCTTCGCCTTCGCCATGGCGGTGACGGTCGTCTTCAGCTACTTCATGGACTCGATCGGGCTCTTCACCGAGGAGCGGCTGGCCGGCGACAGGCCCAACACGGACTTCGTCTGGGCCCCCGACTGGTTCTCCTTCATCGTGGCCATCCTTGCCGGCACCGCCGGCACCCTCTCCCTGACCTCGGCCAAGTCGGGTGCCCTGGTCGGCGTCGCGATCTCCGTCACGACCATCCCGGCCGCCGCCAACGCGGCCGTCGCCCTGAGCTACGGAAACCCCAAACAGACCTGGGGCTCCGTCGAACAACTACTCCTGAACCTGCTCGCCATCATCCTCGCCGGCACCCTCACGCTGCTCACCCAGGAGTTCTTCTGGGCCAAGCAGCGTGAGCGCAACGCCAAGAAGGCGCAGGCCTAA